The Dermacentor andersoni chromosome 1, qqDerAnde1_hic_scaffold, whole genome shotgun sequence genomic interval ttatatCCGTTGTACACGTATTGGTACTACCTGCCGTactgcccagcctcgcacacaagcactgttgcttatgcgggctggatATGTAACTGTAAAAGAAtggatgtaataataataataataataattattattattattattattattattattattattattattattattattattattattattattattatattctgTGATCAAGCTTAAAAAAACAGCGATCGATTGTCTGCGCACAAAGAATCAGAAATGAGTTTCTGTCCTTATTTGCATATAAAAAGAGAACAGTCAAGATGAATGCTTCCCACACAGAGGCCTGCCTCTCTTAGATAGTAGTAGTGTGGTGCCTGGTCATAGAAATCAGCAGAATTTCGACGACCAAGCTCTATATGTGTGTTTTACCACTTGGAGAATTTTAATTAGGAACAGGCTGGAAAATTGAGATAGATGGTCCCGCTGTTGTCTGGCAATAAAGTTCCACGTCTGCGGCTGGTACATGGAAAGCGCTGAGTGCTCAGCTAAACTTTAGTACAGTCTCTTTTAGTATCGGTAATGTAAACCATTTTGAATGCTCCAGTCGACGATCAATGCTTCTGTTGGAATTACTCATTAGGTACTGATCTTGCACCGTCGTCTTTTCCATGACGCCGCCGATATTCACGAAAAGCTAAATCCTCAATGTCATCTTGGAGAACAAAAATAAATCGAAGATTTACCGATTAACTTCAGAAAATAGGGCGGACAGTTGATCAGATGTCTTTGCATATGGCACGTAGCCATATCCCTAAGGAACAGTGCGCACGACTGTTCCTTTGTGCATTTGTCATGGTCTCAACTTAGGAGCAAATCTTTTTCTTAGCAAGAGCTTCTTTGAAAATGAGCCGAATGGTCTCGCGGTTGAGTTGTGGTCCTCGCTCCATTCCTTGGATAGCTTTCTGGCAGTGTGTGCATCAGTTCGAGAGCTTGCAGCACGATTTCTTCACAAAAGCTACGACAGTCATATACACCTTAGTTTATTCACAACATCTTCCTTGTGCTTACGAAATCGAGCATGTCAGACACGCGTACGCGGAATGGGTCGTTTCACTATGAGCAGTTTTTATCGTTGCACTGGTCTATATGACCGTCTGATTTAAGTTTTGTGAAATAGACGATGATGGGAATGAAACCGGATGTAGACGTCCCCCAGAGCAGGATAaagtttttcttcaacttcgaACCTTTCTGAGATGCCCGTATGGGTTTCGTTTGTAACTTCGTGTTGTgtagtcgggtggatgacaattttttccctttcatgaaccttcctccaccttgcgggcttccgcagatcTGATTTGCCATAAAATAGAAGAGGTCTTCATGCCAGCATATATCTCTATCATGCAACGGAGGTTTAATAGCCGTTGTTATAAAAAAGCGATAGAAGCAGCTCAAGTTAAACTATTAAATTCTGGGTTTCTACATgacaaaactacgatctgattatgaggcaccccttAGTTGGGGGCTCCAAATTAATTCTGAAtcgttctttaacgtgtgcttaaatctaaatacacgaacgttttttttttttttttgcctttcgcacccatcgaaatagggccgccgcggccggggtcgaaccctcgacctccgGCTCGTAAGCGCAACGCAATagtcactaagctaccgcggcgcgtgAAAGAAATAGGGCGGATGCATTGATGTAAAACGGTGCAACCTCTAATACGAGACGGAAACCCTCAATATATGCAGAAGCAGGAGCGCGCATTttcttctctcccccccccccccccactcctcaATGCCACGTTAAAGCTTCAATCCGGCTTTCGCAGGCGCCGGAACGGGGATGGTCTGCAACCTGACGCCATTGTTGCTTACGGAACACTTCGAGAAGCACCGTGCCATAGCCTGCGGTGTGGCCTACTCAGGCTCCACCATTGGCTCCTTTTTCTGGCCCCCATTGCTCGAGTACCTCATCAACGAGTTCGGGCTGCGCGGAGCGCTGCTCATCTATGGAAGCACCATCCTGCACGGCGTCATGGGCTCCATCTTGCTGACGCCCCTCTACCAGGCGCCGCGCAAGGAAAGCGACGCCGACAGCGCCAAGCCAGACGGCGAGGACGAGAAGATGCTCGAGCCGCTCCGCGAGAAGTGCCAGAGCCTGGACTTCCACCCGTTCCAGAACGGACACACCAACACGCACGGCGGCAACATCGGAAGGCGCCACTCTTCGCGCATGTCCGTTCGCTCCGCCCTCGGTGACGGCGACAGCGCGTGCGCAGTGTCCGTGTCCGGCCTCTGCATGGTGGTCTCCGACGGCGAACAGTGGCGCAGCCGGGACGAACACCTGGACCGCAGATGCAGTCCAGCGACCAGTCTGAAGAAGCTGAACGAGCCCGGTCCCCTGGCCCCGCTGTGGGAGGCAGCGCCCGACGCTGCTCTGAACAGCCCGCCCAACGGGAAGCAGCCTCCGAAGGCCTCGCTGGCCGACGACGGTGGCACCACCCCTTCTCTGTGCGGAAACATCATTCGCGTTGTGCTAAACGACCTGAAGCTGCTGGGAAACCGGTACTTCATCTTAGTCACCACCTCGGCAGTAGGCTTTTTCTTCGTGTTTAGCACGTTCATTATCATCATTCCTGATTACGCCACGGACAAGGGCCTGTCGATAAGCGACGGAGTGTTTCTGCTCTCTGTGTATGGAATATCGGACCTATTCAGCAAGCCGATTCCTGGTCTTTTGGCGTACAAGAATATAATGGACAACAAAGGAATATTTATTAGTGGAGGAATCATCACGGGCTCGACAATGATTATCATGCCCTTTATGGACAGCTACTGGTTCTTTGTGGTGGTGACCCTGCTGTTCGGCCTTGTGACCGGTGGACTCATATTTATGACTCCTGTCCTTCTCACCGAGTTCCTTGGACCCCAGCTAGCAGTTATGGCCTTTGGACTATGCAACCTCTTCATCGGCATTACTTGCCTACTTAGACCCTTCATCATAGGTGAGACCGAAGGTGCCAGTAGCTTTTCGCCGCTTTGTTTCTTAGCGGCAACATCAAAAAGTACAAAAGTACCTTAATATTTatttctctatttatttatttatttaattagttagttagttagctagctagttagttagttagttagttagttagttagttagttagttagttagttagttagttagttagttagttagttagttagttagttagttagttagttagttagtcctTTCAAATGCATTTGCTTGAGCAGCCATTAAGGATGTACGTAAGCTGCTCATGTGGGCCAGTACAATTGCTATTATCCTTCTGCTTTCATAACATGGACGAAGAAACAGCTTATCAATAGTCCCGCACATTCTACAGGGCCATTGTGCCGCTAAGTGATCCCAAACGACAGCATGCAAACCTTGGACATTAAAGAAAGTGTAACTTAAAATCAAACACCCTGTTACTGCCCGGACGAAAAGAAATTGAAGTTTGTACGCGCACAATGGTGGCGGATAGATGTACGTAATTAAATTACACACAGGAGTATGCAACTATGCCTTTTAGAGGAAACACGGAATAAAGTTTTTTGTAAAAAGTACGCAAGGTACAGCAAGAGAGACCTGGGCATTTACCGTTTCTTGTAGTGAGGCTACGGTTGCTTACTCGCCGTTCCAACTCTTCGGGGTGAAAGGTGGGCTCTCGATCCAAACAGCTCTTTTGAACTTACGGGTGCCGCTCGACACCGACACCCGACCCCAACGGCAGCTCCTGTCAAATGCGCCGTGGCCCACGTGCTTTCCACGAAGACTGCTCCTAACCAAACTTGTCGTAGAAAGCGGTTGATTATTAAAGTGCATAAAAATTTTGCCTAAGAAGCTTTAGTTTATTCTGCAGTGCTTGGCTCATTTTCAAATGTTGCATTTCTGTAAGAACGTTTCCGGTAATGTCAAAAACCTACCTCGGCTTCAATTGTGCGCAGAGGTCAGCAGAGATCTCTTCGTCTGTGCGCGTTCAGATTGCCGCTAGGTCACAGAGGAAGGTGCCAGAATAATGTACACGTACGACTGCAGCCTTTCGACGcgtgcttgcttttctttttccaggtTACTTCAAGGACAACTGGCACAGCTATAACGGCCTTTTCTACACCATGGCGGTAGCATGCATTCTGTCTTCGCTCAGTTGGT includes:
- the LOC126546185 gene encoding monocarboxylate transporter 5-like, whose amino-acid sequence is MGLSRKPAVRARQIHGLIVVAAVFWINMFVLGLLRASGVLYVAMVRTYQCSHEQASWPFSLAGATLCMTGPIAGALSRFLSVRAIVTTGIVTTGLAVSCCFFAENIVVIVVLVGIFYGAGTGMVCNLTPLLLTEHFEKHRAIACGVAYSGSTIGSFFWPPLLEYLINEFGLRGALLIYGSTILHGVMGSILLTPLYQAPRKESDADSAKPDGEDEKMLEPLREKCQSLDFHPFQNGHTNTHGGNIGRRHSSRMSVRSALGDGDSACAVSVSGLCMVVSDGEQWRSRDEHLDRRCSPATSLKKLNEPGPLAPLWEAAPDAALNSPPNGKQPPKASLADDGGTTPSLCGNIIRVVLNDLKLLGNRYFILVTTSAVGFFFVFSTFIIIIPDYATDKGLSISDGVFLLSVYGISDLFSKPIPGLLAYKNIMDNKGIFISGGIITGSTMIIMPFMDSYWFFVVVTLLFGLVTGGLIFMTPVLLTEFLGPQLAVMAFGLCNLFIGITCLLRPFIIGYFKDNWHSYNGLFYTMAVACILSSLSWYVGPLVDKVWTFVSRPSKPTRPQEV